A single Phoenix dactylifera cultivar Barhee BC4 chromosome 1, palm_55x_up_171113_PBpolish2nd_filt_p, whole genome shotgun sequence DNA region contains:
- the LOC120110817 gene encoding collagen alpha-1(I) chain-like, whose protein sequence is MGFARVKVVVDTTKPLLPGVLIQGKTKVRWQPFVFESVPALCSRCGRMGHQAGTCRFPATPCATGASGSSPAEANPGAGPAQSSSGGGEEAQGPIYGPWMVASRQRLHRETLPPRPGKTSEPHSGPGSSSTRPPPPVARPTTPVSPADTDGWQKPAKVARRRSPLAVGGDGHPALSFGPLQADSADDLLVESGDPGTSLCLGEGPSRADPAPSRAVAARVQTQKRPRPLVGLGPAGESRQGAQLALTVVGRGQQHGPAQRTRAHRAGRRGRGRGPVGAAQDGARELGAADAVGAPRAVVEPRAVGASRPRDAPGAEAAPGAVVAGAQVPLGPREVARGQQAARSAVEPRVVGLPAQPAVVSLGQAVAGPKAQPASGPGSCAVPAVQGLGDESAGPFRYSPPSRGEHGGHAPLSEVQPWDVQGGTGPDGVFRFGPMPLVAGEQGEASSSGSRARDHLRPFSEGCQAAPLRPGEGTDHMTTVQRIRAAVMQTTSDEQGVGPGIVLEAGPAYQGEDGSEADYVDCDP, encoded by the coding sequence ATGGGATTCGCCCGGGTGAAGGTGGTGGTCGACACCACCAAGCCTCTGCTACCTGGAGTGCTGATCCAGGGGAAGACGAAAGTGCGATGGCAGCCTTTCGTCTTCGAAAGTGTCCCGGCCCTGTGCTCCCGGTGCGGGCGAATGGGTCACCAGGCAGGGACTTGCCGCTTTCCGGCGACTCCTTGCGCTACTGGGGCTTCAGGTTCGTCCCCGGCGGAGGCAAACCCGGGGGCTGGGCCTGCTCAATCGTCTTCGGGCGGTGGGGAGGAGGCACAGGGACCGATCTATGGTCCCTGGATGGTGGCGTCACGGCAGAGACTCCATCGGGAGACTCTGCCGCCGCGGCCGGGGAAGACGAGCGAGCCGCACTCGGGGCCCGGTTCGTCTTCGACTCGGCCGCCGCCCCCAGTGGCTCGCCCAACCACGCCAGTGTCCCCGGCGGACACCGACGGCTGGCAAAAGCCAGCGAAGGTGGCACGCCGTCGGTCTCCGCTCGCCGTTGGGGGGGATGGGCACCCGGCGCTCTCCTTCGGCCCCCTCCAAGCTGACTCGGCCGACGATCTCCTGGTCGAGTCGGGGGACCCGGGGACGAGTCTGTGTCTCGGCGAAGGCCCGAGTCGGGCCGATCCGGCGCCCAGCCGGGCAGTTGCGGCCCGAGTCCAAACCCAGAAGCGGCCGAGGCCGCTGGTGGGCCTTGGCCCAGCTGGGGAATCTCGGCAGGGGGCCCAACTGGCCCTCACCGTTGTGGGCCGGGGCCAACAGCACGGGCCAGCCCAGCGCACCCGGGCCCATAGGGCCGGGCGCCGGGGTCGGGGCCGTGGGCCGGTGGGGGCGGCCCAGGATGGGGCCCGTGAGCTCGGCGCGGCTGACGCCGTTGGCGCGCCGCGCGCCGTTGTCGAGCCGCGCGCCGTCGGCGCGTCCAGACCCAGGGACGCACCGGGCGCTGAGGCCGCGCCCGGTGCTGTGGTCGCGGGGGCCCAGGTTCCGCTGGGCCCGCGCGAAGTTGCGCGCGGCCAGCAGGCCGCGCGGTCTGCTGTGGAGCCGCGGGTGGTGGGCCTTCCGGCCCAGCCCgcggttgtctccttgggccaAGCTGTTGCTGGCCCAAAGGCCCAGCCAGCTTCGGGCCCGGGGAGTTGTGCCGTACCCGCGGTGCAGGGCCTAGGCGACGAATCTGCTGGGCCATTTCGGTATAGCCCCCCCTCTCGAGGAGAGCACGGTGGCCATGCCCCCCTGAGTGAGGTACAGCCATGGGATGTGCAGGGTGGTACTGGCCCCGATGGAGTCTTCCGGTTTGGCCCTATGCCCCTGGTTGCGGGTGAGCAGGGGGAAGCCTCCTCTAGTGGGAGTAGGGCCAGGGATCACCTCAGGCCTTTTTCGGAGGGGTGTCAGGCCGCGCCACTGAGACCAGGAGAGGGTACGGACCACATGACTACTGTGCAGCGTATCAGGGCGGCAGTCATGCAGACCACATCTGACGAGCAGGGGGTGGGCCCAGGCATCGTACTTGAGGCTGGGCCCGCGTACCAGGGGGAGGATGGGTCTGAGGCCGACTACGTGGACTGTGATCCATGA
- the LOC103715991 gene encoding peptidyl-prolyl cis-trans isomerase CYP28, chloroplastic isoform X2, translating into MGSLAIAVSFPPQLPHHRCCRRRRRLLVSPPPLSKNPNPNPNPIPIPINPHPLPNRRSLLLLSSSAAAASLLPLPAAADTDASASSPAPSSPSAAAVTERVYMDFSLCPSYFRSDRPVGSDLAACPDPEPLGRVVFGLYGKLVPQTVANFKAMCASAAYRGTLVHKVIRGQFFVAGRQGRRDKGEVRPPPNLARNMETVDSRAFQLKHSRPGTLSLCLSQNDDDEVIRLDPNYHNVEFLVTTGPGPCPQLDNENIVFGTVLEGFLLFGAK; encoded by the exons ATGGGTTCCCTCGCCATCGCTGTCTCCTTCCCTCCCCAACTTCCCCACCACCGTtgttgccgccgccgccgccgcctcctcgtCTCCCCACCGCCCCTCTccaaaaaccctaaccctaaccctaaccccatccccatccccataAATCCCCACCCCCTCCCCAACCGccggtccctcctcctcctctcctcctccgccgcggcCGCCTCTCTCCTACCCCTCCCCGCCGCTGCGGACACCGATGCATCTGCCTCTTCCCCCGCCCCCTCGtccccctccgccgccgccgtcacTGAGCGCGTCTACATGGACTTCAGCCTCTGTCCAAGCTACTTCCGCTCCGACCGCCCCGTGGGCTCCGACCTCGCCGCCTGCCCCGACCCCGAGCCCCTCGGCCGCGTGGTCTTTGGCCTCTACGGCAAGCTCGTCCCCCAGACCGTAGCCAACTTCAAGGCTATGTGCGCCTCCGCCGCCTACCGCGGCACCCTCGTCCACAAGGTCATTCGGGGACAATTCTTCGTCGCCGGCCGCCAGGGCCGACGGGATAAGGGCGAGGTCCGGCCGCCACCGAACCTCGCGAGGAACATGGAGACCGTCGACTCGAGGGCGTTCCAGCTGAAGCACTCGAGGCCGGGAACGCTCTCGCTGTGCCTCTCCCAAAACGACGATGACGAGGTGATCAGACTCGATCCCAATTACCACAATGTTGAGTTCTTGGTAACGACGGGGCCCGGCCCATGCCCGCAACTCGACAATGAGAACATTGTCTTCGGGACCGTGCTTGAAG GTTTTCTACTATTTGGAGCCAAATGA
- the LOC103715991 gene encoding peptidyl-prolyl cis-trans isomerase CYP28, chloroplastic isoform X1, which yields MGSLAIAVSFPPQLPHHRCCRRRRRLLVSPPPLSKNPNPNPNPIPIPINPHPLPNRRSLLLLSSSAAAASLLPLPAAADTDASASSPAPSSPSAAAVTERVYMDFSLCPSYFRSDRPVGSDLAACPDPEPLGRVVFGLYGKLVPQTVANFKAMCASAAYRGTLVHKVIRGQFFVAGRQGRRDKGEVRPPPNLARNMETVDSRAFQLKHSRPGTLSLCLSQNDDDEVIRLDPNYHNVEFLVTTGPGPCPQLDNENIVFGTVLEGLDVVTTIATIPTYKPAERIRQFNDFAEFIGDERAQVARTMWDRPLKTVYISDCGELKVAKPSLSPNLP from the exons ATGGGTTCCCTCGCCATCGCTGTCTCCTTCCCTCCCCAACTTCCCCACCACCGTtgttgccgccgccgccgccgcctcctcgtCTCCCCACCGCCCCTCTccaaaaaccctaaccctaaccctaaccccatccccatccccataAATCCCCACCCCCTCCCCAACCGccggtccctcctcctcctctcctcctccgccgcggcCGCCTCTCTCCTACCCCTCCCCGCCGCTGCGGACACCGATGCATCTGCCTCTTCCCCCGCCCCCTCGtccccctccgccgccgccgtcacTGAGCGCGTCTACATGGACTTCAGCCTCTGTCCAAGCTACTTCCGCTCCGACCGCCCCGTGGGCTCCGACCTCGCCGCCTGCCCCGACCCCGAGCCCCTCGGCCGCGTGGTCTTTGGCCTCTACGGCAAGCTCGTCCCCCAGACCGTAGCCAACTTCAAGGCTATGTGCGCCTCCGCCGCCTACCGCGGCACCCTCGTCCACAAGGTCATTCGGGGACAATTCTTCGTCGCCGGCCGCCAGGGCCGACGGGATAAGGGCGAGGTCCGGCCGCCACCGAACCTCGCGAGGAACATGGAGACCGTCGACTCGAGGGCGTTCCAGCTGAAGCACTCGAGGCCGGGAACGCTCTCGCTGTGCCTCTCCCAAAACGACGATGACGAGGTGATCAGACTCGATCCCAATTACCACAATGTTGAGTTCTTGGTAACGACGGGGCCCGGCCCATGCCCGCAACTCGACAATGAGAACATTGTCTTCGGGACCGTGCTTGAAG gACTGGATGTTGTTACCACCATAGCTACCATTCCCACCTATAAACCAGCCGAAAGGATTCGTCAGTTCAATGATTTTGCTGAGTTCATTGGTGATGAGAGAGCTCAGGTGGCTCGCACGATGTGGGATCGGCCTCTGAAAACAGTTTATATCAGCGACTGTGGAGAGCTCAAGGTGGCAAAGCCTTCCCTTTCTCCCAATTTACCTTGA